A part of Terriglobus roseus genomic DNA contains:
- a CDS encoding APC family permease translates to MASKRTYTPPVPNRVRLVVASSVMLTFISFWRAAAIVLNDLGSSAFYAGGIAEEAVGKSAPWLILGTMFFSYAVRAVYVESCSMYTRGGVYRIVKEALGGTFAKVSVSALMFDYVLTGPISGVSAGQYIVGLLNGLLSQAAASPRYHHWAVNAAGVPHQFNVNHTSAFIAVLITFFFWWQNIKGIEESSEKALTIMKVTTVMVIILIGWGLFSVGHNGATLPPFPTPANFKFSPDALGFLKNTQFAKNLGLFGVLMAFGHSVLAMSGEESLAQVNREIEHPKLKNLKRAALVIAIYSMVFTGLGSLLAVMLIPDSVRVSVYRDNLIAGMAMYMVGPLALRVAFRVFVVIVGFMILGGAVNTAIVGSTGVLMRVAEDGVLADWFRKPQKRFGTSYRIVNMVALIQLFVIVVTRGDVIMIGEAYAFGVIWSFTFNALAMLVLRWKYKGERGAKVPVNLRIGKTELPIGLFCVFLVLFTTAVVNLFTKSVATVSGIIFAIGFFIIFSLSERDNKRRHKQTERQMKEHFQLEHSEEVGRDDLAIRPGGVLVTMRDAATPHALKWALARTDTEEQDIVVLAARMMGAGGPEYVDASEQLFSEHEQMLFTKAVSVAESFGKHIGLVVVPAGDIFAAIVRTANSLDVAAVVSGLSTKLTAQEQAYHVGQAWEALPEPKRQFTFYVVPPTGEAESFHIGPHAPTIPASDVQLVHRLWLNMRRDPHMDDLHHSDIVSFALTRLAASYANDRTVTSQQLRAAIDDGSQRRGLGAVSRFEDTDENPGYSLTSSRTDSF, encoded by the coding sequence ATGGCGTCGAAACGCACTTACACACCACCCGTTCCGAATCGTGTTCGCCTCGTGGTCGCATCCTCTGTGATGCTGACCTTCATTTCCTTTTGGCGAGCGGCCGCCATCGTTCTCAACGATCTTGGATCTTCGGCTTTTTATGCGGGTGGCATCGCGGAAGAGGCGGTTGGCAAATCCGCCCCCTGGCTCATCCTGGGCACCATGTTCTTCTCTTATGCGGTGCGAGCGGTTTACGTGGAGAGCTGTTCCATGTACACACGCGGTGGCGTCTACCGCATCGTGAAGGAGGCTCTGGGGGGCACCTTCGCCAAGGTCAGCGTCTCCGCGCTGATGTTCGATTACGTCCTCACAGGCCCCATCTCAGGCGTATCGGCCGGACAATATATCGTCGGTCTTCTTAATGGCCTGCTCTCTCAGGCCGCAGCTTCACCCCGGTATCACCATTGGGCTGTGAACGCAGCAGGCGTACCGCACCAGTTCAATGTGAACCATACCTCGGCGTTCATCGCCGTTCTGATCACCTTTTTCTTCTGGTGGCAGAACATCAAGGGCATTGAAGAATCCAGCGAAAAGGCTCTCACCATCATGAAGGTCACCACCGTGATGGTGATCATTCTTATTGGCTGGGGACTGTTCAGCGTAGGACACAACGGAGCCACCCTACCTCCGTTCCCGACACCCGCAAACTTCAAGTTCAGCCCCGATGCTCTGGGCTTCCTGAAAAACACTCAGTTCGCGAAGAACCTCGGACTCTTCGGCGTCCTAATGGCCTTCGGTCACTCAGTGCTGGCGATGTCTGGCGAAGAATCGCTCGCACAAGTCAATCGCGAAATTGAACATCCTAAGCTGAAGAACCTTAAGCGCGCTGCTTTGGTCATCGCCATTTACAGCATGGTCTTCACTGGGCTGGGCTCTCTACTGGCGGTCATGCTCATTCCTGACAGCGTTCGTGTCAGCGTGTACCGTGACAACCTGATCGCTGGCATGGCGATGTACATGGTCGGCCCGCTGGCGCTCCGCGTTGCCTTCCGAGTCTTCGTAGTGATCGTCGGCTTCATGATTCTGGGCGGCGCCGTGAACACCGCCATCGTGGGCTCCACGGGCGTACTTATGCGCGTGGCAGAAGATGGCGTACTAGCGGATTGGTTCCGCAAGCCACAGAAGCGCTTCGGCACCAGCTACCGCATCGTGAACATGGTGGCGTTGATTCAGCTCTTCGTCATCGTAGTAACGCGCGGCGACGTCATCATGATCGGCGAAGCGTACGCCTTCGGCGTCATTTGGAGCTTCACCTTCAATGCGCTGGCAATGCTCGTTCTTCGCTGGAAATATAAGGGCGAACGTGGCGCGAAGGTTCCCGTGAACCTTCGCATTGGTAAGACCGAACTGCCGATTGGCCTATTCTGTGTCTTCCTCGTGCTGTTCACCACAGCTGTCGTGAACCTCTTTACGAAATCAGTAGCTACAGTTAGCGGAATTATTTTCGCCATCGGATTCTTCATCATCTTCTCTTTGTCGGAACGGGATAACAAACGCCGTCATAAACAAACAGAACGTCAGATGAAGGAACACTTCCAGTTAGAGCATTCGGAAGAAGTCGGTCGTGATGATCTTGCCATTCGTCCAGGCGGCGTATTGGTAACCATGCGCGATGCTGCTACTCCGCATGCTTTGAAATGGGCTTTGGCGCGCACCGATACGGAAGAACAGGACATCGTCGTTCTCGCGGCACGAATGATGGGCGCAGGCGGGCCCGAATATGTTGACGCTTCTGAGCAGCTCTTCAGCGAGCACGAACAAATGTTGTTCACTAAGGCTGTCTCCGTTGCAGAAAGCTTTGGCAAACATATTGGTCTAGTGGTAGTTCCTGCAGGAGATATCTTCGCCGCCATTGTTCGCACGGCAAATTCTCTAGACGTAGCCGCGGTAGTTTCTGGTCTATCCACGAAATTAACGGCTCAAGAGCAGGCCTATCACGTAGGCCAGGCGTGGGAAGCATTACCTGAACCCAAACGCCAATTCACCTTCTATGTCGTACCACCAACGGGTGAGGCAGAGAGTTTTCATATTGGTCCTCACGCACCCACTATTCCGGCCAGCGATGTCCAACTTGTACATCGTCTCTGGCTGAATATGCGGCGAGATCCGCACATGGATGATCTGCATCACTCTGACATTGTGTCCTTTGCGCTGACTCGCCTTGCGGCATCCTATGCGAACGATCGCACAGTAACATCGCAGCAGTTAAGGGCAGCGATTGACGACGGTAGCCAGCGACGAGGGTTGGGAGCAGTTTCCCGTTTTGAAGATACGGATGAAAATCCGGGCTATTCACTTACTTCATCCCGTACAGATAGTTTCTAA
- the lnt gene encoding apolipoprotein N-acyltransferase: MRALVALLLTSFLQVVIFPVAGPLPVWRAAFSWFALVPLLWLLLVEGRGWSAWKCAAVGYANGVLWYLGTCYWVYSTMHIYGGLPSPVAALVMVLFCLYLGLYHALFAGLLAVARRAGITVALIAAPFLWIGVELARARITSFPWNLLGYSQVDSYALTRLAPLTGVYGISFVLMAVNAAIAAVVVLPRRRIPTVIALCGAVLAAGVQNVGGWMAPQRQAGSQKAVLMQPNLSVGQEETEDAATLARNFAGLSVQAASLDDSPTRIVLWPESPSPFYTNRPDFPAVATQLTEAVHAPLIAGSIGIEAAPNERRGYHVYNSAALFVPNQGYVGRYDKIHLVPFGEFTPYASLFSFASGLTQAVGTFDRGSSRVPLGADGHRYGVFLCYESIFSDEVRQFVANGAEVLTNLSDDGWYGDTSAPFQHINMARMRAIENHRWVLRDTNNGITASIDPNGRVVERMERHQRGAAAMHFDYLHDITFYTRFGDVFAFVCVGIAVVLLLYAVTRQNIAID, translated from the coding sequence ATGCGCGCTCTTGTTGCGCTTCTTCTGACCAGTTTCCTGCAGGTTGTGATTTTTCCCGTTGCCGGGCCACTGCCGGTGTGGCGCGCCGCCTTCTCGTGGTTCGCACTGGTACCGCTGTTGTGGCTTCTATTGGTGGAGGGCCGCGGGTGGAGCGCATGGAAATGCGCCGCTGTTGGCTATGCGAATGGTGTGCTCTGGTACCTGGGGACTTGTTACTGGGTCTACTCCACCATGCACATCTACGGAGGACTACCGTCTCCGGTCGCGGCGCTCGTGATGGTGCTGTTCTGTCTTTATTTAGGGCTTTACCACGCGCTGTTTGCGGGCTTATTGGCCGTGGCGAGAAGAGCGGGGATTACAGTGGCGCTGATTGCTGCGCCGTTTTTATGGATCGGGGTCGAGCTGGCCCGCGCGCGCATCACCAGTTTTCCCTGGAACCTTCTGGGCTACTCGCAGGTTGATAGCTATGCATTAACCCGGCTGGCTCCGCTGACAGGTGTTTACGGCATCAGTTTTGTGTTGATGGCGGTGAACGCGGCGATTGCTGCGGTGGTTGTATTGCCACGCAGGCGCATTCCTACCGTGATTGCATTGTGCGGTGCTGTGTTGGCGGCGGGTGTGCAGAATGTGGGCGGATGGATGGCGCCTCAGCGTCAGGCCGGTTCACAAAAGGCCGTGTTGATGCAGCCAAATCTTTCCGTGGGACAGGAAGAGACGGAAGACGCTGCGACATTGGCAAGAAACTTTGCAGGCCTGTCCGTGCAGGCAGCTTCGTTGGACGATTCTCCAACGCGCATCGTGTTATGGCCGGAATCTCCTTCGCCGTTTTATACGAACCGGCCCGACTTTCCAGCGGTCGCAACTCAACTTACTGAGGCAGTACACGCACCGTTGATTGCCGGATCCATTGGCATAGAAGCGGCTCCGAATGAACGACGCGGCTACCACGTCTATAACTCGGCGGCGCTATTCGTTCCGAACCAGGGATATGTCGGGCGATACGACAAGATTCATCTGGTGCCATTTGGCGAATTCACTCCGTACGCCAGCTTATTTTCCTTCGCGAGCGGATTGACGCAGGCCGTGGGCACTTTTGATCGAGGAAGCAGCCGAGTGCCACTGGGCGCGGACGGTCATCGTTATGGCGTCTTCCTTTGCTACGAATCCATCTTCAGTGACGAAGTGCGACAGTTCGTGGCAAACGGCGCCGAGGTGCTGACGAATCTTTCTGACGATGGCTGGTATGGCGATACCAGTGCACCCTTCCAACACATCAACATGGCAAGGATGAGGGCGATTGAGAACCATCGCTGGGTATTGCGGGACACCAACAATGGCATCACGGCTTCGATTGACCCGAACGGACGCGTGGTGGAGCGCATGGAACGCCATCAGCGCGGCGCTGCTGCCATGCACTTTGACTATCTTCACGACATTACCTTCTACACCCGGTTCGGCGATGTCTTTGCGTTTGTATGTGTGGGGATCGCGGTAGTGCTTTTGCTCTATGCGGTGACCCGGCAGAACATCGCGATAGACTGA
- the prfB gene encoding peptide chain release factor 2 (programmed frameshift): MLTDLEYQYSPVRARVRDLREYLDSPKLKQQLEAVETQIADPAIWADAARSQPLMRERKRLETLLADDAELSRRSEDVEAYFDLAREGEDVEADLSKAIEEIDRFAEELDAKTMLSQESDPLNAIVTVHPGAGGTESQDWAEMLMRMYLRWAERNGFKTEINEIQDGDEAGIKSATFTIIGDNAFGLISGETGVHRLVRISPFDSAKRRHTSFSSVFVSPEIDDSIVIDIKPDELRIDTYRSGGKGGQHVNTTDSAVRITHLPTGIVAGCQNERSQHKNKEKAMKMLRSRLYEFELEKKRAASKKLEDSKLDINFGSQIRSYVLQPYRMAKDLRTRVEVGDVDRVLDGDLQPFIRGYLKMRREGNIPAAMVDDID; this comes from the exons ATGTTGACCGATCTTGAATACCAATACTCCCCGGTTCGTGCCCGCGTGCGCGATCTGCGGGAGTATCTT GACTCGCCCAAACTCAAACAGCAACTGGAAGCCGTTGAGACGCAGATCGCAGATCCTGCGATCTGGGCTGATGCTGCACGTTCGCAGCCGCTGATGCGCGAACGGAAACGCTTGGAAACATTGCTTGCCGACGATGCGGAGTTATCGCGCCGCAGTGAGGATGTAGAGGCGTACTTCGATCTGGCGCGTGAAGGCGAAGACGTAGAAGCCGATCTATCCAAGGCGATCGAAGAGATTGATCGCTTTGCCGAAGAACTCGATGCGAAGACGATGCTCTCGCAAGAGAGCGATCCGTTGAACGCTATCGTCACGGTGCACCCCGGTGCAGGCGGAACAGAAAGCCAGGACTGGGCGGAAATGCTGATGCGTATGTATCTTCGCTGGGCTGAACGCAACGGTTTCAAGACGGAAATCAACGAAATTCAAGATGGCGATGAAGCAGGCATCAAGTCGGCAACATTCACCATCATTGGTGATAACGCCTTTGGTCTGATTAGTGGCGAGACAGGTGTGCATCGGCTGGTGCGTATCTCCCCGTTTGATTCGGCCAAGCGCCGTCATACTTCGTTTTCGTCTGTCTTTGTGTCGCCTGAAATTGATGACTCGATTGTGATCGACATTAAGCCGGATGAGCTTCGTATTGATACGTATCGTTCCGGTGGCAAGGGCGGACAGCATGTGAATACCACGGACTCCGCGGTGCGTATTACGCATCTCCCGACGGGGATTGTTGCTGGTTGCCAAAACGAACGTTCGCAGCACAAGAACAAAGAGAAGGCGATGAAGATGCTGCGGTCGCGCCTTTATGAATTTGAACTTGAGAAGAAGCGTGCAGCGAGCAAGAAGCTAGAAGATTCGAAGCTGGATATCAACTTTGGATCGCAGATTCGTTCCTATGTTCTGCAGCCCTATCGGATGGCAAAGGATCTGCGCACACGCGTGGAAGTAGGCGATGTGGACCGCGTGCTGGATGGCGATCTTCAGCCATTCATCCGCGGCTATCTCAAGATGCGTCGTGAGGGCAATATCCCCGCAGCGATGGTCGATGACATCGATTGA
- a CDS encoding acetyltransferase has protein sequence MTSIDSMVLRRNERTIRRSTENDVDRVLEIWRDSVDATHHFLSKEDRVAIEGEVVSFLPDVPLWVAVDEKDRPLGWMLLDGDRMEALFIDPVSRGEGVGRALVQHALSLRSTIFTDVNEQNLQAVGFYEHLGFVPIGRSEQDGQGRPYPLIHLSSNS, from the coding sequence ATGACATCGATTGATTCAATGGTTCTGCGGCGTAATGAACGAACGATAAGGCGATCGACGGAAAACGATGTAGATCGTGTTCTGGAGATATGGCGAGACTCCGTCGACGCGACACATCATTTTCTTTCGAAGGAAGATCGTGTTGCCATTGAGGGAGAGGTTGTCTCGTTCCTTCCGGACGTACCGCTTTGGGTCGCCGTCGATGAGAAGGACAGACCTCTGGGCTGGATGCTGCTTGACGGAGATCGCATGGAAGCATTGTTCATTGATCCGGTGAGTCGTGGCGAAGGCGTGGGCCGTGCGTTGGTACAGCACGCGCTATCGCTGCGCTCTACAATCTTCACGGACGTCAACGAACAGAACTTGCAGGCCGTTGGATTCTACGAGCATCTTGGCTTTGTGCCGATTGGACGTTCGGAACAAGATGGGCAGGGGCGTCCTTATCCCTTGATTCATCTGTCCTCCAACTCCTAA
- a CDS encoding DinB family protein — protein MFLREVAGIQCCMVNSALESELKKQLKALLDGGQAHAKLDDAVSNVPFDVQGRVPEGLPYSPWQLLEHIRIAQKDIIEFSDNSDGSYKELKWPDDYWPKSPEPPDEKAWDASVKSLKRDRAAFEKLLAERDLIEPFSWGDGSQNLLREALLIADHEAYHTGELVMARRLLGAWKPKKGHA, from the coding sequence ATGTTTCTCCGTGAAGTAGCTGGCATCCAATGCTGCATGGTTAACTCCGCGCTGGAATCCGAACTTAAGAAACAACTCAAGGCGCTGCTGGATGGTGGGCAGGCGCACGCGAAGCTGGATGATGCAGTATCCAATGTGCCTTTTGATGTGCAGGGGAGAGTGCCAGAGGGATTGCCGTATTCACCCTGGCAGTTGCTGGAACACATTCGCATTGCGCAGAAGGACATCATCGAATTTAGCGACAACAGTGACGGCAGTTACAAAGAACTGAAATGGCCTGATGATTACTGGCCCAAGTCTCCGGAGCCGCCCGATGAGAAGGCATGGGATGCCAGCGTAAAGTCGCTGAAAAGAGATCGTGCTGCCTTTGAAAAGCTGTTGGCTGAGCGCGATTTGATCGAGCCATTTTCATGGGGTGATGGTAGCCAGAATCTGTTGCGTGAGGCTCTCTTGATTGCAGATCATGAGGCGTACCACACGGGCGAACTGGTGATGGCGCGACGTCTTCTGGGTGCATGGAAGCCGAAGAAAGGGCACGCGTGA
- a CDS encoding CoA-binding protein, whose translation MLVAKTIAVVGLSDDPTKASHFVSAYMQRAGKKILPVNPAVTSVLGETSYASLSELPEKPDVVNVFRLPRAIPAIVDEMITLGLKALWVQQGIRNEEAARKAEAAGIHVVMDRCIMVEHRMRTR comes from the coding sequence ATGCTAGTGGCTAAGACGATTGCGGTTGTCGGCCTATCAGACGATCCGACGAAGGCGAGCCACTTTGTATCTGCTTATATGCAACGGGCGGGGAAGAAGATTCTGCCAGTGAACCCTGCCGTCACGTCGGTGCTGGGTGAGACAAGCTATGCATCCCTGAGCGAACTTCCTGAGAAGCCGGATGTTGTGAATGTATTCCGCTTACCCAGGGCGATTCCCGCGATTGTCGACGAGATGATTACGCTTGGGTTAAAAGCTCTGTGGGTGCAGCAGGGAATCCGAAACGAGGAAGCCGCTCGTAAGGCCGAAGCAGCCGGTATTCATGTCGTGATGGATCGTTGCATTATGGTTGAGCATCGGATGCGTACGCGCTAA
- a CDS encoding protein-disulfide reductase DsbD family protein, whose product MHSLRRFRLLAALLLTLFPGCLFAQIGTVVGNGGPGPAKAQHLTVEMISAGPQIAAEGTQTVAFVFSMEEGWHVYWKNAGFAGFPPKVKWTVPDGITAGPLQFTAPDRLPLDTTVDYGYQDSVAYPVTIEAGSKPKVDKNGNVHLGAEISWLVCKQVCIPGRANLGLDLKVAPVRTAVSHDGEKVGELGAALKGMPKPLPLSFRIKATTAGDSIVLTAITGTRETDAEFFPAEPDVIADVAQIETDILDNGAQIHFTRSPNAKTPPKQLIGVLKLATEESYEIDVPIMPGPPPVHAGSGKLGTATAVGAAALAFLGGVLLNLMPCVFPVLFLKALSLLQTRSSQKQHVRAHGVAYTLGIVASFWLVVAALLALRAEGRQLGWGFQLQSPGFVVVLTSFLFFFALSLAGMFDFGLSLTSAGDSLTQKGGYTGSFFTGVLATVVATPCVGPFMGAAIGFALAQPAPVTFLVFTALALGLAAPYMLLTLNPTWVRLLPRPGAWMDLLKQITALPLFITVIWLVYIYGRLSAANGIFAMSMLLGGLMLVVIAAWTLGRWPVRKWSTAVAAVLCVLAIAVPLYASRETKSAVTWQTFDADAVAKARSQGKAVFVDFTAAWCLSCQVNERVVLKSDEVEKQLSQPNVVAMKADWTQYDAKITTALQSAGRDGVPTYIVYPANPSAPPDILPEVLSKSVVLGALEKDLK is encoded by the coding sequence ATGCACTCACTCCGTAGATTCCGCCTCCTTGCCGCCCTTTTGCTAACCCTATTTCCGGGTTGTCTTTTTGCGCAGATTGGAACTGTGGTGGGCAATGGCGGGCCGGGGCCTGCCAAGGCTCAGCACCTTACAGTGGAGATGATCTCCGCCGGCCCACAGATAGCCGCCGAGGGAACGCAGACGGTGGCGTTCGTCTTCTCCATGGAGGAGGGGTGGCATGTGTACTGGAAGAACGCCGGGTTTGCCGGGTTTCCTCCTAAGGTGAAGTGGACGGTGCCGGACGGCATTACCGCTGGGCCCCTGCAGTTCACCGCGCCGGATCGCTTGCCGCTGGATACGACCGTGGACTACGGCTACCAGGATTCGGTGGCTTATCCCGTGACGATCGAGGCGGGGAGCAAGCCCAAGGTGGACAAGAACGGCAATGTGCATCTTGGCGCCGAGATCAGCTGGCTTGTATGCAAGCAGGTCTGCATTCCCGGAAGGGCGAACCTCGGGCTGGACCTGAAGGTGGCTCCGGTCAGAACGGCCGTCAGTCATGACGGTGAGAAGGTGGGCGAGCTTGGTGCGGCGCTGAAGGGGATGCCGAAGCCATTGCCGCTTAGCTTCCGGATTAAGGCGACCACTGCAGGGGACAGTATTGTCCTGACCGCGATTACCGGCACGCGCGAGACGGATGCCGAGTTCTTCCCAGCAGAGCCGGATGTGATCGCCGATGTGGCGCAGATCGAGACCGACATCCTGGACAACGGAGCCCAGATCCACTTCACTCGCTCGCCGAACGCCAAGACTCCGCCGAAGCAGTTAATCGGTGTACTGAAGCTGGCCACAGAGGAGAGCTACGAGATCGATGTACCCATCATGCCTGGGCCTCCGCCGGTTCATGCGGGTTCAGGGAAGCTGGGCACGGCAACGGCAGTCGGCGCTGCTGCGCTGGCGTTTCTTGGTGGTGTACTGCTGAACCTGATGCCGTGTGTGTTCCCGGTGCTGTTCCTGAAGGCGCTGTCACTGTTACAGACCCGGTCGTCACAGAAGCAGCATGTGCGTGCACATGGCGTGGCGTACACGCTGGGTATTGTGGCGTCGTTCTGGCTGGTGGTTGCGGCGCTGTTGGCGTTGCGTGCTGAGGGACGTCAGCTGGGCTGGGGATTCCAGTTGCAGTCGCCGGGATTTGTCGTAGTGCTAACCAGCTTCCTGTTCTTCTTCGCTCTGTCGCTCGCAGGCATGTTCGACTTTGGCCTGTCGCTCACGAGTGCAGGTGATTCGCTGACCCAGAAGGGCGGTTACACGGGTAGCTTCTTTACCGGTGTGCTGGCGACGGTGGTGGCTACGCCTTGCGTGGGACCGTTTATGGGAGCGGCGATCGGGTTTGCCCTGGCGCAGCCTGCTCCTGTGACGTTCCTGGTGTTCACTGCGTTGGCGCTTGGTCTGGCAGCGCCTTACATGCTGCTGACTCTGAATCCCACTTGGGTAAGGCTGCTGCCGAGGCCCGGTGCTTGGATGGATCTGCTGAAGCAGATCACTGCGTTGCCGCTGTTCATCACGGTGATCTGGCTGGTTTACATCTACGGTCGTTTGTCCGCTGCGAATGGCATCTTTGCCATGTCGATGCTGCTTGGTGGATTGATGTTGGTGGTGATTGCGGCTTGGACGCTTGGTCGCTGGCCGGTTCGTAAGTGGAGTACAGCAGTTGCTGCGGTACTTTGCGTGCTTGCCATCGCCGTGCCGCTGTATGCTTCGCGCGAGACCAAGAGTGCTGTGACCTGGCAGACGTTCGACGCGGATGCTGTTGCCAAGGCGCGTTCGCAGGGCAAGGCAGTGTTCGTCGACTTCACGGCTGCGTGGTGCTTGTCGTGCCAGGTGAATGAGCGTGTGGTGCTGAAGTCCGACGAGGTGGAGAAGCAGTTATCGCAGCCGAACGTGGTTGCGATGAAGGCCGATTGGACGCAATACGACGCGAAGATCACCACGGCATTGCAATCTGCCGGACGCGATGGTGTTCCGACGTACATCGTTTATCCGGCGAACCCATCTGCACCGCCTGACATTTTGCCCGAGGTGCTTAGCAAGAGTGTTGTGCTGGGTGCGCTGGAGAAGGATTTGAAATAG
- a CDS encoding carboxypeptidase-like regulatory domain-containing protein produces MRHFQLKALAALLALPFSAFAASTITGTVTNGTINKPSAGDTVTLIRLAQGMQEATHTTSDAKGHFSLDVPDEGIHLVRVTHEGANYFKPAPPGTTSVDIDVYSVAAKVPGVRLEADVMRLQTDTENKNLRIVQHFFLKNESTPPRTQFSPEATFDFTLPDGAVIEGGAAQGPGGMTVQSQPMPLAKKGHYSFNFAIRPGGQTQFQVSYHVPYSGSMKLTPTTVMPADNVIVMMPKQMKFDGGSTPWAPIQDEVDAQTFVARNLAAGDVAEFTVSGNGQLPKPTDTTEGSPAQPGAAGAPQGPMQAQPTGPSAEKPGGGLGNPIDTPDPLSKYKWWIIAGVGLLLAAGAGFLLSRPQNAQATATTPATGNGPTTASVVPSHANVAPANLLSVLRDELFQLESDKLTGKITEEQYARVKPALEIVLQNALERQKNA; encoded by the coding sequence ATGCGTCACTTCCAACTCAAAGCCCTCGCGGCGCTCCTCGCGCTGCCGTTCTCCGCATTCGCCGCCAGCACCATCACCGGCACCGTCACCAACGGCACCATCAACAAGCCGTCCGCTGGCGACACCGTCACGCTCATCCGCCTTGCGCAGGGCATGCAGGAAGCCACGCACACCACCTCTGACGCCAAGGGCCACTTCTCGCTCGACGTCCCCGACGAAGGCATCCACCTCGTCCGCGTCACCCACGAGGGCGCGAACTACTTCAAGCCAGCACCTCCGGGAACCACCTCCGTCGACATCGACGTCTACAGCGTCGCCGCCAAAGTTCCCGGCGTGCGCCTCGAAGCGGACGTCATGCGTCTGCAGACCGACACTGAAAACAAGAACCTGCGCATCGTGCAGCACTTCTTCCTCAAGAACGAATCCACACCGCCCAGGACGCAGTTCTCCCCGGAAGCCACCTTTGACTTCACCCTTCCCGATGGCGCAGTCATCGAAGGCGGCGCAGCCCAGGGTCCCGGCGGCATGACCGTCCAGTCGCAGCCCATGCCGTTGGCAAAGAAGGGCCACTACAGCTTCAACTTCGCCATCCGTCCCGGCGGCCAGACACAGTTTCAGGTCAGCTATCACGTGCCCTACTCCGGCAGCATGAAGCTCACCCCCACCACCGTCATGCCTGCAGACAACGTCATCGTCATGATGCCGAAGCAGATGAAGTTTGACGGCGGCAGCACCCCCTGGGCGCCCATCCAGGATGAGGTCGACGCGCAGACCTTCGTCGCTCGCAACCTCGCCGCAGGTGACGTGGCAGAGTTCACCGTCAGCGGCAACGGCCAGCTCCCCAAGCCCACCGACACCACCGAAGGCTCACCCGCACAGCCCGGCGCAGCAGGCGCACCGCAAGGCCCCATGCAGGCACAGCCCACCGGCCCATCGGCTGAGAAGCCCGGCGGCGGCCTCGGCAACCCCATCGACACTCCCGATCCGCTCTCCAAGTACAAGTGGTGGATCATCGCAGGCGTGGGTCTCCTTCTCGCGGCAGGCGCAGGCTTCCTGCTCTCGCGTCCGCAGAACGCGCAAGCAACGGCAACCACTCCCGCCACAGGCAACGGCCCCACCACGGCCTCCGTTGTCCCGTCGCACGCCAACGTGGCTCCCGCCAACCTTCTCAGCGTCCTGCGCGACGAACTCTTCCAACTGGAAAGCGACAAGCTGACCGGCAAGATCACAGAAGAGCAATACGCCCGCGTAAAGCCAGCACTTGAGATCGTTCTGCAAAACGCACTCGAACGTCAGAAGAACGCATAG